In Eucalyptus grandis isolate ANBG69807.140 chromosome 4, ASM1654582v1, whole genome shotgun sequence, the following proteins share a genomic window:
- the LOC104441258 gene encoding bifunctional bis(5'-adenosyl)-triphosphatase/adenylylsulfatase FHIT isoform X2: MASEQPFAFGPYKIDPAEVFYATSLSYAMVNLRPVIPGHVLICPRREVKRFVDLSADETIDLWFTAKKVGGQLEHYHKASSLTFTIQDGPQAGQTVPHVHIHILPRKGGDFKENDEIYDAIDEKEKELKQNLNLDKERKDRSFEEMTQEAGEYRKLFL; this comes from the exons ATGGCATCGGAGCAGCCTTTCGCTTTTGGACCTTACAAGATCGACCCTGCGGAAGTGTTCTACGCCACCTCTCTATCCTATGCCATGGTCAATTTGCGTCCCGTCATTCCcggt CATGTGCTCATCTGCCCAAGGCGTGAAGTAAAGCGCTTTGTTGATCTTAGTGCTGACGAGACTATTGATCTATGGTTTACTGCGAAGAAAGTTGGTGGTCAGTTGGAACACTATCACAAAGCATCATCTCTGACTTTTACAATTCAA GATGGGCCGCAAGCTGGACAGACTGTGCCACATGTTCACATTCATATCCTCCCGCGCAAGGGTGGTGATTTTAAGGAGAATGATGAGATCTATGATGCT ATAgatgagaaggagaaggaacTGAAGCAAAATCTCAACTTAgataaggaaaggaaagatCGGAGCTTTGAGGAGATGACCCAGGAAGCAGGGGAGTACAGAAAGCTTTTCCTATGA
- the LOC104441258 gene encoding bifunctional bis(5'-adenosyl)-triphosphatase/adenylylsulfatase FHIT isoform X1: MKPAQSLLSSGSRLLLIPGRRSVGLRGFATFKPKMASEQPFAFGPYKIDPAEVFYATSLSYAMVNLRPVIPGHVLICPRREVKRFVDLSADETIDLWFTAKKVGGQLEHYHKASSLTFTIQDGPQAGQTVPHVHIHILPRKGGDFKENDEIYDAIDEKEKELKQNLNLDKERKDRSFEEMTQEAGEYRKLFL, encoded by the exons ATGAAGCCGGCCCAGTCCCTGCTCTCTTCCGGTTCCAGGTTGCTGCTCATCCCCGGCCGTCGATCGGTGGGGCTTCGGGGATTCGCCACGTTCAAGCCGAAG ATGGCATCGGAGCAGCCTTTCGCTTTTGGACCTTACAAGATCGACCCTGCGGAAGTGTTCTACGCCACCTCTCTATCCTATGCCATGGTCAATTTGCGTCCCGTCATTCCcggt CATGTGCTCATCTGCCCAAGGCGTGAAGTAAAGCGCTTTGTTGATCTTAGTGCTGACGAGACTATTGATCTATGGTTTACTGCGAAGAAAGTTGGTGGTCAGTTGGAACACTATCACAAAGCATCATCTCTGACTTTTACAATTCAA GATGGGCCGCAAGCTGGACAGACTGTGCCACATGTTCACATTCATATCCTCCCGCGCAAGGGTGGTGATTTTAAGGAGAATGATGAGATCTATGATGCT ATAgatgagaaggagaaggaacTGAAGCAAAATCTCAACTTAgataaggaaaggaaagatCGGAGCTTTGAGGAGATGACCCAGGAAGCAGGGGAGTACAGAAAGCTTTTCCTATGA